The window ACACTTGTGTGTAAAAGCTGTTTTCCCCTGATTGTTTCTGTGAACTGGCCCACTGGGACATGTGGTGGTTCTGGGTATTTTCCAGGAGTGTGAGTAGGGTTGTAATTATAAACAACACTGTCATGAATTGGCTTAtctgttcttcttctccctAGGTCATTGCTGACATGAGGGAGCAGAGATACGAGGAGGAGGGCATCGGAAGCAGCTATTTGTTCCGGGTCGATCATGACACCATCATTGATGCCACTAAATATGGGAATTTAGCCAGGTTTATCAACCACAGCTGCAATGTGAGTAAGAGCTGCTAGGAGATTAACACTTCTGcaattcagaaaataattttacattttcgATAGAAAAATTAACcagattgtttttgtcttgcagCCTAACTGCTATGCAAAGATCATCACTGTGGAGTCTCAGAAGAAGATTGTGATATATTCTCGGCAGCCGATAAGCATCAACGAAGAGATCACATATGACTACAAGTTTCCCATCGAGGAAATAAAGATTCCTTGTTTGTGTGGAGCAGATAGCTGCCGGGGTTCCTTGAACTAATCACTGTTGGTGTCCTGCTTATGTCTTTGTCAAGAGCCAAAGTTGCCTGAGGTACTGTGcgacataaacacagacactgcaGATGTTTGAAAAAGAGTAATTTTAATAATATTCAAATGCACAGTTGCTAACTGTCTGGAGGTCATACAGGAGCTCAGAGATGCACTTGCAGAGTGCTGGAGTGGTGCTGCTCGGTGTAATAATGAGTTAATAAACTACCCTGAACAGCACTTACAACAGGAATGGGACCAAACATCTGGAACTTTACTTAATCAAAAGATGGTATGATTATGAAGAAGACTCGACCTATAAGCCCTGGTTACCACTGTCAAAActatttattctttttctgtttaaacATAAGCATATAACAAGATGCTACTTTTGGTTGTACATCACAGTATAATAACATATCTGTTGTTTCACACATACCAACTGCTGTCTTGTCCAACATGGAGGAAAAATAGGCATCTCAAATATCATGCAAAAAAGTCTGTTACAATGAAATATCTGTTGACCTCATTGTCCAAATCATAACATACATGTacagttaaatgttttcatttatgagAATTTAAATGGTGTTATGCTTGAGTCAAGCTTGTATCAATAATACTGGTTTTCTTGTTAATGTTGTTCTTCTTGATAACTGATACAAACTCAGAAGATCATCTTTCATAAAAGTCGGGGGAGATTATAATGAAGTACTTTTGAACAcatacttaaaaataaatgttacattGTACTAAAACATGCatgtcacaaaaaataaaaaaagtaacatGAATAAACATGCCATGTGCGTTCGTATCGTGCATCTGACAATATCAGAGCATTGATCTAGCGTGTTACCAGTATAATACTCTCAAAAAGTAAACAAGACCCTCAACAGACTGTCTTTTCATAGTAAATTGATAGTTATTAAgactgtaatgtaattttaacaCTGGGATCACATGCTCTTTGAAACTCCATTTGGTGTCAGGATGGTCAGATTTCCTCTAGCATGTTGGTCTGCTTCAATGGCTTCAAAAAGAGACTTGAAGTTTCCTGCACCAAAGCCCTGtagataaaacatgtatttaagtTACTGAAACAGAAACCTTTACTTAGAACAGATGGTGTCATATTTAGATGCAGAATAATGTGTATATTTCGTCATGCTGAAGTTGTCATCTATCCAGTTGTGCCCTCACCTGGTGGTTATGTCTCTGAATGACTTCCAAGAACACAGTGGGGCGATCCTGGACTGGCTTGGTAAAGATCTGAAGTAAATAGCCATTGTCATCGTAGTCCACCAAGATCTTCAGCTCCTGAATATGAGTAAGAAGTACAACATAATATTTGTTTACTGTAAGGAATTTCTCCATGAATTGACAGCAGTTGACTCAGTGTTATCACTGTAGGTAGTGTAGTCTACGTACATTATGTTctcagacattaaaaaataattttaacaaaCTTAGTGAACAAATATGATCTTAGTTCCAACCTGCAGGACATCCAGGTCTTCTGTGACTTTGACCTTTGAGTGTTTTAACTTCTCCCTCAGCTGCTCGTAGTAGGTGTCAGGCACAGACATAAACTCCATCCCACGCTCCTTCAGGTTACGAATCTACAAATATGTGATCAATTTGATCGTTATTGTTGCACCCTTCAGGGTGAGTCCCTTTACAAAGATAAAAACGGCTTTTTGTTGACTTACTGCGGTGATAATATCTGATGTGTTCATGGCAATGTGCTGCACTCCTGGACCTCCATAGTACTCCACATACTCCTGTAAGTCAATATATGGAGAAgggttatttttatttattttttttacatgtgaacTAACTAACAGCAGAAGTTATATcaataaattcattatttaactGATTAAACTGATCAAACTGTACAGAACATGCCTGGATTTGAGACTTTCTCTTCCCCATGGCAGGCTCGTTGATGGGCATCTTCACAGTCTCCTCGTGGTTTGCCACCACAATGGAGCGCAGTGCACTGAACTCTGTCTGAAGCTGCTTGTCATCTACTGACCAGAAGCGGTGAAAGAGAAGGTTCCTCTGATACCTTAAGAGACCAAGAGCCACACATTGAAGTCAGGTGCTGAATTCCTTCTCATagtgtaaacatacagtatgttaaatcATTTTAACTAATCAGAGTCTGTCTAACTCAGATTCTGGTTTGCACACGCCTGGAACTGATCTCACATGCAGCACTAAACTGTGGCTGCTCCCTTTGTGGAGAGTTGCAgaacatgaatgaatgagtgacttcttttcttttcagttacAAGCTGGTTCCATGAGGTACCTCACATCTAAAAACCTCCAGCCTGTGTTACATCTCTCCTCTTCAGGATCAACCAATGAACTGTCTCATTTTGAGAACTGCCCTCCCCCTCCTTTTCATGCCAACATGCAAGATCCAGATGTGCAGAGCCATTTGAGACCCATTTAAGAAAATGCTAAGTCATGCTGACCACTGACTCATGCCAGAAACGCAGAGTTATATAAGAATTAGACACCCTTGGTCTCCTCCTCCCATCCACCCCCTAACTtgcaacacatcacaacacagaGGCATGGACAGAAAGTTGTTGTTATCACATGTTCTACAGTTACAATGCATGTCTCTAAACTCTCTACAAGAAATAATCCCTTACCATTCAACCACTGGAACCATCTCTTCGTCTGGTTGGTTTCCAACAACATGATCGATGAAGTTCAGTTTTCCACTTGGTCTATGGGGGAGGGTGGAAGTTATACAATCATTTAATTCATACAATCATTTCTCAtagtttttattgtcattttatgaGTATAACACCATAAGTCAACAATAACTCATGTATACTCACAGTTTTGCTAATAAAGGGTCCTTGAACAAAGGGGGATTGAAACCTGGTAGAAACAACCCACTGTATCCTGTCCTCtccacaaatgtgtgtgtggtgtcaccatactgcagcagaaaaaaagcaaatctaTGATATCTATGATCTTGGCATTTCTTAgaacattttcaatatttaaatttaGGATTCATGCTTCTGAATGATTTCTCTCACCGTTTGAAGCACAGCCAGCCTGACTTTACCATACTTGTCCTCCAGGGTGTAGGGCTCCTTTATAATTATTGCACCTCGCTCACGGGCTTTCTGTGCAGGCAGAAAATGTCAGTGTATTATGAAAGTGAAAGCTTCAATCTCATAGCATTCATTACCAGAAATGTAACCTTGAAAGTAAGTAGTATGTCATGCTGAGGATGTGCCTGCTAAGCTTGTAGTATTACCTGCACCAGGAAGTCACAGTTCTCCACTGTAAATGCGATATCTTTCACTCCGTCCCCGTGCTTGATTAAATGATCTCCCATCTCTaagaaaatatgagaaaagACATTTCCTTTAGCCACACAGAATCTGTCATTCTGTTAATCTATGATGTTCATTACTTTGACACTTTTCAATCTGTCTAAAAATAGgatttaaatgtagtttttatgcTATAGTAATTAACTTTTGAAATCCATTGGAATAACTGGCAAACATGAATATTTCTGTAATATATTTTGCAAATCCTGTGCACACTGAGAGGGACTGTTTGGAGTTAActtgatgaaaaacacatcaggatATATGAAGAAATGTTTTGCATAATTCTtcattttccattgtttttaatgataataatggtACAATTATGGGAGCTCTGTGTTCTCTCAGCAGGCCATTTAAGGTATCaagcaaatgtattttttgtattagaCACGGTACACCTCAAAAGAGTTAAGTCAACAGTGAGCAACTACTTCAGCTATGACCACATGGGAAACCAGCTGTTGTAGGCCTACCTTTGTTTCCAGGATTGAGGGCAGATGAGAACACATATATAAtctgaaatacaaaatgaaaacattaagaCACTGATAGAAACTCCTTCCCCCATccatcatttatatttaatttacagtacTACCATTTTGGTCCAAATAAAGTTAATTATTGACAACTAGCTTTTAAATCCTCATTACTCAAGAAAACGTGAGAATAGTTGAATCATGAGGTCTGGATGATGAAGGAATTTCAGTTAATACTCCAATACACCAATTCAGCCTACACAGAActgtttctcattttaatttactttcacTAAAAGAAATCTTCTCATTTTTTGGTGTGTCCTGAGGctgattttctttctgtgttgaTATGTGCTTCCAGGCTCAAAGAACTGAGGATTTGTTTACCTTGCCTTGTTTGACTACATGGGACACTGTTTCTCGACTGCCTGTCTCCAAACCTTGGTAGGCCAAAGGCTCAAATCCCAGCTTGTTACAGTAATATGACGCAGCCTGTTGAAGACAGAATGATTAGTACCCAACAGAAAATCATGGGTGAAGCTTTTCATTTGCATGTGACCGTAAGATAAACATGGGCATGATTGCAGCAGGGCTG of the Thunnus maccoyii chromosome 9, fThuMac1.1, whole genome shotgun sequence genome contains:
- the hpdb gene encoding 4-hydroxyphenylpyruvate dioxygenase codes for the protein MGDHLIKHGDGVKDIAFTVENCDFLVQKARERGAIIIKEPYTLEDKYGKVRLAVLQTYGDTTHTFVERTGYSGLFLPGFNPPLFKDPLLAKLPSGKLNFIDHVVGNQPDEEMVPVVEWYQRNLLFHRFWSVDDKQLQTEFSALRSIVVANHEETVKMPINEPAMGKRKSQIQEYVEYYGGPGVQHIAMNTSDIITAIRNLKERGMEFMSVPDTYYEQLREKLKHSKVKVTEDLDVLQELKILVDYDDNGYLLQIFTKPVQDRPTVFLEVIQRHNHQGFGAGNFKSLFEAIEADQHARGNLTILTPNGVSKSM